GATGGGCAATAGCACCCCCAATCAGAGCACCAACTATCATGGACAGACTGATTACCGAATTAAGAAAGCCGGAAGCTGTTGCCTTATCAGTATTGCGTGTGATAAGGAGTTCAATAGAGCCTACTAACAGGAATGACCAGGATGCAGCCACCAGCAGCATACTGGGAATGACATGATAGTAGACCGTAGCCGGAATCAAGCTGAAAAATGCAGCTACTGAGAACAAATACCCGGCTTTTACAACTTTTTCCATATTCAAGCTGTCTAATCTGCGCATCAAGAAGAATTGGACGATTGGATTAATGGCGTATATGACTCCTATCCGGAACTTATCCGCACCTAACGTTGTGAGATACAAAGGGAATATGGTCCAGCATGCAACGGCCCCTATATGACGTAAAAAGAATGTGAGATAGATATTCCAATTCTTTTTAATGGTGGAAAATGAGAAATAATCCACTTTAATCCGTTCAACTTCCACTCTTTGCATGCCCGCAGCAATAAATAAAGAGAACAGGACCATTAATGCACTGACTGCGAAAATGATATTATAATCCCCGAGCAGACCGGCCCCTAAAAAGCCTGCAGCCCAGCCCAGAGCACCAAAAGATATGAATTTTCCCAAGCTTCTCTTTTGTCCATATACATGCATTATAAGGGCTGCCGGATACATTCCAACACATATTCCTAATAACCCCCTGATAACTGCCAGGCTTAACGGATCGTACGCAAACACCTGAAGATAATAGGCAACAACAGAGCATGCAAGACCTATGAGCAGTAATTTTTTAATATCCCACTCATCAGCAGCCTTACTGAACATATATGATGAGAAGAACAGGCATATCCCATACACGCTCATTATGATACCCACCTGGGTAAGGGTGGCTCCCATCTCACCGGCAAGGAGAGGGATCAGCATCATTGACATCATTATAGAAGTGTTGGTAAAGAACTGGATCACATTCAGTCTCATTTTTGGTCCTGTAATGTTCAAAGTCTATTTCGAATTATTTAATAATCATGAATGGTTACAATGTTTTTCTCAAATCTTCCATTATAATATACAAAAACCTCGATCTCTTTGCCTTTGTTAAACTCCCTTATCTTAGTATCATAGGTTCTTTGGACATGCTTGAGCTTATTATTCCTGAAATATGCCTGTATTGCTCTTAAAAATTCTATTTCATGCTCAAGATATGCGATCTCATAATCCTTAGTCTCCCTTGCGATATGCTGGCATTCCTGATCGTTGATCTCAGTATGGTAAAATCCATGCTCATTAAGACCGCTTATCTGACGCCAGTCGATATTTCCCTCTTCATCAGTTTCTCGGTGTAGCATATATGGGTATATCCTGCATATGGTAAGCCTATGGTTATATATCTGGCACCGCTTGTTGTCATCTAAAAAGAAGCATGAACCGTCAGGGCCTGTTTTTAAGGCATAGCCTGAGACATAGAAACTGCCGTTGTGGTCACAGAACTCATAGTACGGGGCGGGTATGAGGGCAGATGCGTCTATTTGCTTGATTGCAGCAGTGTCTTTATCAAGAAGAAATACATGGTCATTGAATTCCAATGTGCAGCATTTGCCGCACAGATTGCATTGAAATCCCAGTTGTTTGATTATGTCAACTAATTTTTCATCCGGATAATCTCTCAAACGTTGCAGTTCTTCTTTGAATTGTTCTTGCCTGGATTCAATTGATTGCTGTATTAAAGTGATCACCTGCATCATAGGTTTGCACATTAATGGGTAATTAGTTATCG
The Methanosarcinales archaeon genome window above contains:
- a CDS encoding MFS transporter, encoding MRLNVIQFFTNTSIMMSMMLIPLLAGEMGATLTQVGIIMSVYGICLFFSSYMFSKAADEWDIKKLLLIGLACSVVAYYLQVFAYDPLSLAVIRGLLGICVGMYPAALIMHVYGQKRSLGKFISFGALGWAAGFLGAGLLGDYNIIFAVSALMVLFSLFIAAGMQRVEVERIKVDYFSFSTIKKNWNIYLTFFLRHIGAVACWTIFPLYLTTLGADKFRIGVIYAINPIVQFFLMRRLDSLNMEKVVKAGYLFSVAAFFSLIPATVYYHVIPSMLLVAASWSFLLVGSIELLITRNTDKATASGFLNSVISLSMIVGALIGGAIAHQWGFQSVFAVAGGLSLVSYMFSTTLTQAQV
- a CDS encoding YkgJ family cysteine cluster protein, which encodes MQVITLIQQSIESRQEQFKEELQRLRDYPDEKLVDIIKQLGFQCNLCGKCCTLEFNDHVFLLDKDTAAIKQIDASALIPAPYYEFCDHNGSFYVSGYALKTGPDGSCFFLDDNKRCQIYNHRLTICRIYPYMLHRETDEEGNIDWRQISGLNEHGFYHTEINDQECQHIARETKDYEIAYLEHEIEFLRAIQAYFRNNKLKHVQRTYDTKIREFNKGKEIEVFVYYNGRFEKNIVTIHDY